The nucleotide window ATACTCTTGTGGGGATGTTCCCTGTTTTGTTCCCCTCTCAGTTATAAACTCATATGGATTATTACCATTCATTTGTAAATAACGTACTTTTTTACTTGGAACACTTTTATCCTCAATTCTAAAATAATTCCCCTTATAATCGTACACCACTTGTATATCTGTCTCTGTATTTAAAAACATAACTTTACTTTTTTGCTGATTATGATATTCAACGGGATTCTCCCCAGCAAATATTTCAACTGCTTCCTGTAGACTTGATTTTTCCCATTGCTCAGCATAATCCTTTGCTCTTGAAGCACCATCTCTTACAGGTTCTTTTTCAAGCTTTACTTTACCTGTTTTTACTTTTCCCTTCATTGACATGCTTAAAGCTTTTACCATTTGATAATATCCATACATTTCATTATATGCAGACATTCCGTCATTCGCAGTTTTTCTTAACATATACGCTGCCTTACCATCATCACTCATCGAATCTACTATTTTCATTGATTCCGCTGGATCATAAGTTGTATAGCCACCAGCATATGCTGCCTGTAATGGATCATGCCCTAACATTCCAGAGAGCATTTTCTTATTCTGACAATCCATTCCCTTTTCCCAAAGTTCTGTTATCCCTTCCGAACTTGTTCCTCTGTTAAAAAAATCTCCTATTGTCATATCAGGAAGCACTGAACGGATATCCCTAACCTTTGTTTCTACATAATAAACTCCTAGAAATACTGGATTTATCAGTCCCAAATGTAAAGGCACTTTTCTTGATCCTAAATCAACTTTATTGGGATTTTCCTGCATTTTAACATATACATCCCTTAAATTTACATTTTTAATATCTTCCCAGTTATTTACCCCATAAGTCTGTTTACTTCTCTGTAATTGTGCAAGTTTCTCCTTCGGATTATAACCTGTCTGCATATACATGTATGAATTTCCTGTATTATTTCTTTCCATATCCCTTACTGCATTTCCTAACCTGTTTTCCTCATTTTCAAAATATTCTGTCATTGCTCCATCAAATATTTCAATTAAAGATTTTACAGCCATATCAGATAAATTTTCAATATTATCTTTCATCTGTTCCACCATGTCTGCAAAATCTCCAAATAATTCTGCCATCGCAGAAGCATATTCAACTTGTTTACTGTCGAAAACTGTTATCTTTCCGCCATATGCACAAAAACAATAACTATCTTCTAGTAATGCCTCACTTCCTGCAAACCTCACTTTTGAATAAGTTTCGAACCAAATTAAAAACTGACCATATAAATCTGATTCCATTTTACAATTACCCATAATACTACAGCTGCCAAATGATTTAATATGTTTTCCTGCTATATTATCTGCCTGACTAGCTACATGATATCCTTGTAATTTAATGTTTTTAGGTGATACTTCAAACTTACTTTCAAATTCTCCCTTATCACAGATAAGCTCACTTCCAAGAATTAAATACTCCTTATTTTCTCTACTGATTAAAACTCACCTCTTTTCAGTTTACCCCAAAATTAAATTATAGAAAATAAATATACCATAAATTAAAATAAATTACAATTTTTTTCATTTAATAACTAATAAAAAATAATATTACTAAAATAATCATATGTATTATTTTTTTATTTCAAAAGTATATTTTCTTGAAACCCTCCCATTTCAATTTTTATCTTTTTTACATTAATATTACCAAGAAAAAAGCTGCCCCCTGACAGAGCAGCCAAAATTCCTTATATTTAAATTTTACAACAATCCCGTATTTTTATGAATTCACCTTAAAACACAGCCTTCAACGTAACTCCGGCCCTGTAATCATTTTCCTTGCTGCTTCCGGCCATATACTCCCCATTCAAAAATACTCCGTATCTTTCCTCTATTTCCATTCCAATCAGTGCTTTTCCCCTGAATGAGCCTTTCTCTCTCTCAGGTTTTGCGAGATCATGGTAATTTGTCTCTATAGCTGTTAATTTAGCCTGTTCTTTCTCATTTAGATCAAGAAACTCATATTCATAGGCAAAATCCAGTTTCCCTTTTAATTTCCATTCACTTTTTCTTCCCAAAGGTACTGAAGTATCTACCTCTATTCCTGCTCTCGGCTTTACACTCCATGCATCATTTCCATGCACTTTTACAGATTCAAGTCCTTTTTCAGTAAATGAAGGTCTTGTTACATACATTGCCCTAAAGGCCCCGTATGGAATCAACGATACTTTCTTCCCTGTTCTTACCTCTTTACCTAATACATTATCACTTGTCATACTGTATGTTTCATAGAGTCCGTTCATTTCCGATCTTCCTGTTTCAGACCAGACTATATTTCTGTCTATATTGTGAAATCCTATTCTTCCTGTGAGGTCATTACGAAGTCTCCATCCATCTGCCTTGTACTTATTATGAATCCCAATCTGTACTGTATCTACCCGCTCTTCACTATTATTTCCATCCTGAAATTCAAATCCTGTATGCAGATACCCAAGTGAATACCCAAATGTATGCTTATATGTCCTTTCCACTTCTCTTAATGCCAGTACTCCTGCAGTTGTGTAATCATAACTTTCCACACCGGCTGTCTTTTCCGTAGTTCTCCCTTTTCCGGCTATTACATTTATCTTTACACTTTCCTTTGTAGTATTTACAGAATCAGACATGAGTTCCGCAGACTGCTCAAAAGCCCTTGCCACATCTTCTTCTCTCTGATTTATATTAGCGTATACACTTCCTCCGAGACTTGCCATTACATGTCTGAAGTCATCTTCCGAAGTTATAAGGTCGATTTTATCATATATAATTCCGGCATTACCGTCTGCCCCGTAGTAATTTTTATCCAGAGCCTGTGCAAGTCCGTCAAACCACAGTCCTTTTGCAAAGTCATGATAAGCCAGCTTTTTCATATATATACTTGTATTTCGTTCTTCATCTTCCTCGGAAACTGCTTCCCATGTAAACGAACTGCTTACCACAGAAAGCTTATTTCCCAAAACAGTCAGACTTCCGGCTTTAAATACATTTTCCAGTTTATACACATTAGCATTTGTCCCCTGAGTAAAATCAGGAAGAATTTTTATTGTATCAGTCACCTTTATGCTGTCAGCAAGAATACTAACACTGTCCAGTGTAAAATCCACTCCTGAAAGTACAGACTTTTGTATAGTATCAATATTTGGTTTTATTGAAATTTTCATGCCCAAAGCATCAAATTCACCATTTACTTTTATTATTCCGGCATTTACCAATTCAGGAATTTCATAATTGCTCTGTGATGATGTCATTCTTGCACCGTCTGAAAAATTTATTGTTCCGCTGTTAATAATTTTACTTACCGGAGCTGTGATTCCCGCAGAATTTTTGCCTGATACATTAATCGTTCCTTTATTTTCTACAGTTACATTTTGTGTGGAATAAATTCCCGCAGCATTTTCACCCTCTACGCTTATTATTCCTTCATTTGTGATTTTACCGGAATTTATTCCTGCAATTCCTATTACATTATCACCATAAAGTGATATAGTTCCGTAATTAATTACTCCTGAACCGCTGTCAGAATAAATACCAACAGCACCATTTCTGGAAGATGTTATATTCCCGTGATTCTCAGCAGCAGTCTGATTATTCATAACATATATTCCCACTGTATTTTCACCTAGGTTTATGTCTCCATAGTTTTTAACCGTTGAATTATTCCCCAGAATTGCAATTGAATATCTGCTCCCTGCACTGTCAATTCCTTCAGAAGCCGAATAAATAATATCCGAATCCCCTGTTGAAATATCACCGTTATTAAGAATGCTTCCTCCCTCATTGTAAATCCCTATATTACCTTTACCTGATATCACAGTAATATCACCGGCATTTTTTACAGTGCCGCCTCCTATGGTATAAATCAACACATTTTCTGAGCCGTCTATCTGTATATCTCCGCTGTTTGTAATTGTCCCCGCTCCTGAACCGTAAATCAACACATTGTTGCCGTGTAAAGTCAGAGCAGCTGTATTATCTAATCCCGATCCCGATTCAAGTACAAAACCAAAACTTCCTTTTCCTATTTCAATATTTTCAGAATGATTCTCTACCAATGCATTATCTATGGCATAAATACCTGATGCAGAATCAGTCCCTGTTTTTATTATTCCTGTATTAGAAATTAACACATTCCCGCCGGCTGTGAATATCCCTATCCCGCCGGCTCCTGTTTCCAAAATCCCGTTTCCTGTTATACTTCCGCCTTTACTGTATATTCCCGCGGAATTTTTTCCTGTACTTATCTTACCGTTATTAACTATTGTATTTTTCTTATTATCATTATAGATTCCCACACTTAATATTTCATTATCAGCAGAATCCCCGATGGTAATCTCGCCGCTGTTATCTACATTCTGTATCCCTGAACCTTTTACATAAATTCCTGCTGACTTCATACCGGCTAAGCTGATCATTCCTTCATTCTTTATAAACGAAGAATTCCCGCCGTTATAATCAGAGTATATTCCTGCCGAAGAATTTGAATTTCCCGATATCGTCCCGTTATTTACAGAAGAAGTGAATTTTCCTTCTTTTATATATATTCCTTTGGAATTTTCCCCTATTGTGATTTTTCCGCTATTTAATAAATTATCAACATTTTCCCCGAACATAGCCGCAGAATTTTTATGAACTTCTATATTTCCTGTATTTAAAGAACCCGCACCATTTTTGGCATAAAGTCCTGCTGAATTATCCTGTAATATCACAGTTCCTTTATTTACCAGTTCCACATCAGACGAAATTTCTTTTCCGGTAAATATAAACAGTTCATTTCCAAGGTACTTCCCGCCTGCGAATCCTGCTATATTATTTCCATCTGCTGTAATAACTGCATTTTCATCAAATAATATCACGGAATTCTCTCCTGCTGCAAGTATACTCTTATTACTCAGCATTGTTTCATTACTAAAGTAAAAACCGGAATTTTTCATATTTCCGCCTGTATAATTACCGTTCCCAGAAACTTTAGCCATGTCAAAATTAATAAATGAATTTGCAGGAGTCAAAGAAACCAGATTAAATAAGATATTATTATTTCCGTTTACATTAAAAATTATTGTTCCTGATAAATCTGAATTTCCGGCAAGATCCACTCCGGCTGAATTATTACCGTTTAAAACAATTTCTATATCATTCATAACAGCATTGCTGCTGTCCAGATATATTCCCGTACTTTCACTGCCTGCGATAACCTGCCCTCGTCCATTAAGTACCGATCTCTTACTATATATCCCTGTTCCCTTTTTTGCTCCTGAAATATCTATTACAGAATTTTCTCCAAGTGTTACTGCAGAATCTGATGTCAAAATATCTGCATTACTGTTATCCGAGTATATTCCCGCTCCTTTTTCTGCACCATTTACTTTTATAATTCCGTCATTTATTATTTCTATCTTTTTATTTCCATAATCCGGTGTTTCCGATGTTAATAAATTAGTCCCGTAAATTCCCACACCATTATTACCAGCCTCTATATAACCTGTATTTTTTATCTGAGAACCATTCCCGCCGAGAAGCCCTATTGAATTATCACCGGAAACAATCAAAACACCGTCATTTGTAATAATCCCAAAATCCATTATTATCCCAACCGAGTTTTTCCCGCTTAATAATATTGTCCCGTTATTTCTGACTGTTACTTCATCACGTCCCGAAGTTCCTGTATAATTTTTCTGTGCCGCAGCATAAGTATCATCAGCAGAGCCTGACATTATCACTCCTGATTCTATTTTCACCTTAGATGACAAATACTCTGTTCTGTTATATGTATCCCCTGTATCATCCAGGTTTACATTCTGATCTACTGCAAGATTTCCTCTGACTGCCGAATATATTTTATAATCCTGTCCCTGTATCTGTACTTTTGAAGATGGAATCAGAGCTTCTATTATATCTGCTCCTGATTGACTGAGATTTACTGCTGAATCTGATCCTTTCAAAATAAACAATGCAGAATTACTATCTGTCATATTCAGGTTCAAAACGCCGTTCCCTGTAAAAATGCTGTTTATGAAACCTGTTATATCTGAAAGACCTCCTCTTAGATAAA belongs to Sebaldella sp. S0638 and includes:
- a CDS encoding DUF4280 domain-containing protein, with product MSRENKEYLILGSELICDKGEFESKFEVSPKNIKLQGYHVASQADNIAGKHIKSFGSCSIMGNCKMESDLYGQFLIWFETYSKVRFAGSEALLEDSYCFCAYGGKITVFDSKQVEYASAMAELFGDFADMVEQMKDNIENLSDMAVKSLIEIFDGAMTEYFENEENRLGNAVRDMERNNTGNSYMYMQTGYNPKEKLAQLQRSKQTYGVNNWEDIKNVNLRDVYVKMQENPNKVDLGSRKVPLHLGLINPVFLGVYYVETKVRDIRSVLPDMTIGDFFNRGTSSEGITELWEKGMDCQNKKMLSGMLGHDPLQAAYAGGYTTYDPAESMKIVDSMSDDGKAAYMLRKTANDGMSAYNEMYGYYQMVKALSMSMKGKVKTGKVKLEKEPVRDGASRAKDYAEQWEKSSLQEAVEIFAGENPVEYHNQQKSKVMFLNTETDIQVVYDYKGNYFRIEDKSVPSKKVRYLQMNGNNPYEFITERGTKQGTSPQEYKRLTHFLNIDNLDDK
- a CDS encoding autotransporter domain-containing protein, which produces MTDINADNTNETNNSTENIIMMANDYNNLGSKKTFVENKAVITIGKNLEQTTGLLAANGGNLVNSGTIIVNSGKSQGIAVLGSSSSSAEASGTNSGNVTVSGDKAAGVYNAGSFNMNSGIINVSGNQSIGVYSAKNNNKTNLNGGKIVSSNGAVNLYTGENAAVNLTGTSLTANDSGLLFYTYADAWTNVSTGHVKITGTANAEVNSGGTAFYLRGGLSDITGFINSIFTGNGVLNLNMTDSNSALFILKGSDSAVNLSQSGADIIEALIPSSKVQIQGQDYKIYSAVRGNLAVDQNVNLDDTGDTYNRTEYLSSKVKIESGVIMSGSADDTYAAAQKNYTGTSGRDEVTVRNNGTILLSGKNSVGIIMDFGIITNDGVLIVSGDNSIGLLGGNGSQIKNTGYIEAGNNGVGIYGTNLLTSETPDYGNKKIEIINDGIIKVNGAEKGAGIYSDNSNADILTSDSAVTLGENSVIDISGAKKGTGIYSKRSVLNGRGQVIAGSESTGIYLDSSNAVMNDIEIVLNGNNSAGVDLAGNSDLSGTIIFNVNGNNNILFNLVSLTPANSFINFDMAKVSGNGNYTGGNMKNSGFYFSNETMLSNKSILAAGENSVILFDENAVITADGNNIAGFAGGKYLGNELFIFTGKEISSDVELVNKGTVILQDNSAGLYAKNGAGSLNTGNIEVHKNSAAMFGENVDNLLNSGKITIGENSKGIYIKEGKFTSSVNNGTISGNSNSSAGIYSDYNGGNSSFIKNEGMISLAGMKSAGIYVKGSGIQNVDNSGEITIGDSADNEILSVGIYNDNKKNTIVNNGKISTGKNSAGIYSKGGSITGNGILETGAGGIGIFTAGGNVLISNTGIIKTGTDSASGIYAIDNALVENHSENIEIGKGSFGFVLESGSGLDNTAALTLHGNNVLIYGSGAGTITNSGDIQIDGSENVLIYTIGGGTVKNAGDITVISGKGNIGIYNEGGSILNNGDISTGDSDIIYSASEGIDSAGSRYSIAILGNNSTVKNYGDINLGENTVGIYVMNNQTAAENHGNITSSRNGAVGIYSDSGSGVINYGTISLYGDNVIGIAGINSGKITNEGIISVEGENAAGIYSTQNVTVENKGTINVSGKNSAGITAPVSKIINSGTINFSDGARMTSSQSNYEIPELVNAGIIKVNGEFDALGMKISIKPNIDTIQKSVLSGVDFTLDSVSILADSIKVTDTIKILPDFTQGTNANVYKLENVFKAGSLTVLGNKLSVVSSSFTWEAVSEEDEERNTSIYMKKLAYHDFAKGLWFDGLAQALDKNYYGADGNAGIIYDKIDLITSEDDFRHVMASLGGSVYANINQREEDVARAFEQSAELMSDSVNTTKESVKINVIAGKGRTTEKTAGVESYDYTTAGVLALREVERTYKHTFGYSLGYLHTGFEFQDGNNSEERVDTVQIGIHNKYKADGWRLRNDLTGRIGFHNIDRNIVWSETGRSEMNGLYETYSMTSDNVLGKEVRTGKKVSLIPYGAFRAMYVTRPSFTEKGLESVKVHGNDAWSVKPRAGIEVDTSVPLGRKSEWKLKGKLDFAYEYEFLDLNEKEQAKLTAIETNYHDLAKPEREKGSFRGKALIGMEIEERYGVFLNGEYMAGSSKENDYRAGVTLKAVF